From the genome of Rarobacter incanus, one region includes:
- a CDS encoding deoxyguanosinetriphosphate triphosphohydrolase has translation MFQVASDPGGAAFVTAVRAQYGRDDTARWVPEPAKNPARTAFERDRGRLVHSSALRRLSAKTQVLGPASDDFVRNRLTHTLEVAQVGRELGKALGCDPDVVDTACLAHDLGHPPFGHNGEQALSELASGIGGFEGNAQTLRLLTRLEPKVIDAEGRSAGLNLTRASLDASVKYPWSYFDRPMGLNGRPTQKFGVYQDDLPVFTWLREGAAAGKKCLEAQIMDLADDVAYSVHDVEDAVASGRMLMTELAADEGRTKVIEAVEAWYGGIIPADELRAAIVRLSNEGLLLRGFDGSRAALAELKNVTSALIGRFVNAAEAATRREFGAGPLSRYGADLIVPRETQAEILVLKGTAVAYVMAPREHEPVYPAQRALLRQLVDVVLDRAPRVLEPAFAGDWAVAQSDAERLRVVIDQVASLTDVSAVAWHGRLWAGQ, from the coding sequence ATGTTTCAGGTGGCTAGCGATCCGGGCGGCGCCGCGTTTGTTACGGCCGTGAGAGCGCAGTACGGTCGCGATGACACTGCGCGGTGGGTTCCCGAGCCTGCCAAGAATCCGGCGCGCACCGCATTTGAGCGCGATCGCGGGCGATTGGTGCATTCCTCGGCGCTGCGGCGGCTCAGCGCGAAGACCCAGGTGTTGGGGCCCGCAAGCGATGATTTTGTGCGCAACCGACTCACGCACACGCTCGAGGTCGCGCAGGTGGGGCGGGAATTGGGCAAGGCCCTGGGGTGCGATCCGGACGTCGTTGACACTGCGTGCTTGGCCCACGATCTGGGCCATCCACCGTTTGGGCACAACGGCGAGCAGGCCCTCTCCGAGCTGGCCAGCGGCATCGGCGGGTTCGAGGGCAACGCCCAGACGCTGCGGCTCTTGACGCGCCTGGAACCGAAGGTTATCGATGCCGAGGGCCGGTCTGCGGGCCTGAACCTCACCAGGGCTAGCCTTGACGCATCCGTGAAGTATCCGTGGTCGTATTTTGATCGACCTATGGGATTGAACGGTCGCCCCACGCAGAAATTCGGTGTGTACCAGGACGACTTGCCGGTGTTCACCTGGCTGCGTGAAGGTGCCGCCGCGGGCAAGAAGTGCCTCGAGGCGCAGATCATGGATCTGGCCGATGACGTCGCCTATTCGGTGCACGACGTCGAAGATGCGGTGGCTTCAGGGCGCATGCTCATGACCGAGCTCGCGGCCGATGAGGGCCGGACCAAGGTCATCGAAGCGGTCGAGGCCTGGTACGGCGGGATCATCCCGGCGGATGAATTGCGCGCCGCGATCGTGCGGCTGAGCAACGAGGGGTTGTTGTTGCGCGGGTTCGACGGATCGCGGGCGGCGCTTGCAGAGCTCAAGAACGTCACCAGCGCGCTTATCGGAAGATTTGTGAACGCCGCCGAAGCCGCCACCCGCCGCGAGTTCGGGGCAGGGCCGCTGTCTAGGTACGGCGCCGACTTGATTGTGCCGCGCGAAACGCAGGCGGAGATTCTTGTGCTCAAGGGTACGGCCGTCGCCTACGTTATGGCGCCGCGAGAACACGAACCGGTCTACCCGGCGCAGCGCGCATTGTTGCGGCAGCTGGTTGACGTGGTACTGGACCGCGCGCCGCGCGTTCTTGAACCGGCCTTCGCGGGGGATTGGGCGGTCGCGCAATCGGATGCGGAACGGTTGCGGGTCGTAATCGATCAGGTCGCGTCGCTCACCGATGTGTCCGCGGTCGCGTGGCACGGACGCCTGTGGGCGGGCCAGTAA